In Erigeron canadensis isolate Cc75 chromosome 1, C_canadensis_v1, whole genome shotgun sequence, a single window of DNA contains:
- the LOC122610737 gene encoding 60S ribosomal protein L27-3-like — protein sequence MVKFLKPNKAVVVLNGRFAGRKAVIVKQFDDGTRDRPYGHCLVAGISKYPKKVIRKDSAKKTAKKSRVKAFIKLVNYNHIMPTRYTLDVDLKDVVNVEALQSRDKKVSACKETKARFEERFKTGKNRWFFSKLRF from the coding sequence ATGGTGAAGTTTCTCAAACCAAACAAAGCAGTGGTGGTTCTCAACGGCCGTTTCGCCGGCCGTAAAGCCGTGATTGTGAAACAGTTCGATGACGGGACTCGCGACCGCCCGTACGGACACTGTTTGGTAGCCGGGATCTCAAAGTACCCTAAGAAAGTGATCCGAAAAGACTCAGCGAAAAAGACGGCGAAGAAGTCGCGCGTGAAGGCATTCATCAAGCTGGTGAACTACAACCACATAATGCCGACAAGGTACACTCTGGATGTTGATTTGAAAGATGTGGTGAATGTGGAGGCGCTTCAGTCACGTGATAAGAAGGTGAGCGCGTGTAAGGAGACAAAGGCGCGTTTCGAAGAGAGGTTTAAGACTGGAAAGAACCGTTGGTTTTTCTCGAAGCTTCGTTTCTAG
- the LOC122583274 gene encoding histone H2B.3-like, with translation MAPKAEKKPAEKKPAAEKAPKPKAEKKIPAKDASSTDKKKKRHKKSVETYKIYIFKVLKQVHPDIGISSKAMGIMNSFINDIFEKLAQEASRLGRYNKKHTLSSREIQTAVRLVLPGELAKHAVSEGTKAVTKFTSG, from the coding sequence ATGGCACCAAAGGCAGAGAAAAAGCCAGCAGAGAAGAAGCCAGCGGCTGAGAAAGCCCCAAAACCAAAGGCGGAGAAGAAGATCCCCGCAAAAGACGCATCATCAACcgacaagaagaagaagaggcaCAAGAAGAGTGTAGAGAcatacaagatatatatattcaagGTGTTGAAACAGGTGCATCCAGATATCGGAATCTCAAGCAAGGCTATGGGAATCATGAATTCGTTCATCAATGATATCTTTGAGAAACTGGCTCAGGAAGCTTCCAGATTGGGCAGGTATAACAAGAAGCATACTCTTTCTTCAAGGGAGATCCAGACTGCTGTCAGATTGGTCTTGCCTGGTGAACTTGCCAAACACGCCGTTAGTGAGGGGACCAAGGCGGTTACTAAGTTTACTAGCGGTTAA
- the LOC122585623 gene encoding phosphoserine aminotransferase 2, chloroplastic-like, with product MASSMSTTTPHTLLLKNPTTLKPSPTTFPISRAATTTPTKFNSITCSFSAATTAAPPTSDRVFNFAAGPATLPENVLRKAESELYNWRGAGMSVMEMSHRGKEFMSIIQKAESDLRKLLNISDDYSVLFLQGGATTQFAGIPLNICKPQDPVDFIVTGSWGDKAYKEAVKYCKPNVIWSGKSGKYTNIPNFTELEQNVESKYLHICANETIHGVEFKDYPVPKNKDRLLVADMSSNFCSKPVDVSKFGVIYAGAQKNVGPSGVTIVIIRKDLIGNAQEITPVMLDYKIHAENNSLYNTPPCYGIYMCGLVFEDLLAQGGLVEVEKKNVKKAKILYDAIDESGGFYRCPVEKSVRSLMNVPFTLEKSELEGEFVKEAAKEKMVQLKGHRSVGGMRASIYNAMPLAGVEKLVQFMKEFQAKHG from the coding sequence atggCATCATCAATGTCAACCACCACTCCTCACACCCTCCTTCTCAAAAACCCCACCACCCTCAAACCCTCACCAACCACCTTCCCAATCTCAcgcgccgccaccaccacccctACAAAATTCAACTCAATCACATGCTCATTCTCCGCCGCCACAACAGCCGCCCCACCTACCTCCGACCGTGTCTTCAACTTCGCCGCCGGACCCGCCACCCTCCCGGAAAACGTCCTCCGGAAAGCCGAATCAGAGCTCTACAACTGGCGCGGAGCCGGCATGAGTGTCATGGAAATGAGCCACAGAGGTAAAGAATTCATGTCCATTATTCAAAAAGCTGAATCAGATCTCAGAAAATTATTAAACATTTCCGATGACTATTCCGTTTTATTCCTTCAAGGCGGCGCCACCACCCAGTTCGCCGGAATCCCATTAAATATCTGCAAACCCCAAGATCCAGTTGATTTTATTGTTACTGGATCATGGGGTGATAAAGCTTATAAAGAAGCAGTAAAATATTGTAAGCCAAATGTTATCTGGTCTGGTAAATCAGGTAAATATACCAATATTCCTAATTTTACGGAATTAGAACAAAATGTAGAATCTAAGTATTTACATATATGTGCTAATGAAACTATTCATGGTGTTGAATTTAAGGATTACCCTGTTCCAAAAAATAAGGATAGGTTGTTAGTAGCTGATATGTCTagtaatttttgttcaaaaccTGTAGATGTGTCGAAATTCGGTGTGATTTATGCCGGGGCACAAAAAAATGTAGGTCCATCTGGGGTTACTATAGTGATTATTAGGAAAGATTTAATAGGTAATGCACAAGAGATCACGCCGGTGATGTTGGATTATAAGATTCACGCTGAGAATAATAGTTTATATAACACGCCGCCGTGTTATGGGATATATATGTGTGGATTAGTGTTTGAGGATTTATTAGCACAAGGTGGGTTAGTTGAGGTTGAGAAAAAGAATGTTAAAAAGGCTAAGATATTGTATGATGCTATTGATGAGAGTGGAGGGTTTTATAGGTGTCCTGTTGAGAAATCGGTGAGGTCGTTGATGAATGTACCGTTTACTCTTGAGAAGTCGGAATTGGAAGGTGAATTTGTGAAAGAGGCTGCTAAAGAGAAGATGGTTCAGTTGAAAGGGCATAGGTCGGTTGGTGGAATGCGTGCTTCGATTTATAATGCTATGCCTTTGGCTGGTGTTGAGAAGTTGGTTCAGTTTATGAAGGAGTTTCAAGCCAAACATGGTTAG